A window of the Streptomyces sp. NBC_01351 genome harbors these coding sequences:
- a CDS encoding acetyl-CoA acetyltransferase: MPGLTPGPESRPRRRVAVVGVALSDCGRVDGPTPYALHAQAARRALADSGLDRSVIDGFASAGLGTLAPVEVAEYLGLRPTWVDSTSVGGSTWEVMAAHAADAIAAGHANAVLLVYGSTARADIKAKRRTSNLSFGARGPLQFEVPYGHTLISKYAMAARRHMHEYGTTLEQLASVAVQARANAATNPDAMFREPLTVDEVLSSDMIADPFTKLNCCIRSDGGCAVLLAAEDYVPDTAKAPVWILGSGTSVSHTTMSEWEDFTVSPAAVSGRIAFERAGLTPADVDLAEIYDAFTYMTLVTLEDLGFCAKGEGGAFVEKGRLLRDGELPVNTDGGGLSACHPGMRGLFLLVEAVRQLRGEAGPGQVTKRGGHLPEVAVASGTGGWFCSSGTVVLGRN; this comes from the coding sequence ATGCCTGGACTCACACCTGGACCCGAATCCCGACCCCGCCGCAGGGTCGCGGTGGTCGGCGTCGCCCTCTCGGACTGCGGCCGGGTGGACGGCCCCACCCCGTACGCCCTGCACGCCCAGGCCGCCCGCCGCGCCCTGGCCGACTCGGGGCTCGACCGCTCCGTCATCGACGGCTTCGCCTCGGCCGGCCTCGGCACGCTCGCCCCGGTGGAGGTGGCCGAGTACCTGGGCCTGCGCCCCACCTGGGTCGACTCCACCTCGGTGGGCGGCTCGACCTGGGAGGTCATGGCGGCCCACGCGGCGGACGCGATCGCCGCCGGGCACGCCAACGCCGTGCTGCTGGTCTACGGATCCACGGCCCGCGCGGACATCAAGGCGAAGCGGCGCACCTCCAACCTGTCCTTCGGCGCGCGCGGACCGCTGCAGTTCGAGGTCCCGTACGGACACACGCTGATCTCCAAGTACGCCATGGCCGCCCGCCGCCACATGCACGAGTACGGAACCACGCTGGAGCAGCTCGCCTCGGTGGCCGTCCAGGCCCGGGCGAACGCGGCCACGAACCCGGACGCGATGTTCCGCGAGCCGCTGACGGTCGACGAGGTCCTGTCCTCCGACATGATCGCGGACCCCTTCACGAAGCTGAACTGCTGCATCCGCTCGGACGGTGGTTGCGCGGTGCTGCTGGCGGCCGAGGACTACGTCCCCGACACGGCAAAGGCCCCGGTGTGGATCCTGGGATCCGGCACCTCCGTCTCCCACACCACCATGTCGGAGTGGGAGGACTTCACGGTCTCCCCGGCGGCGGTCTCCGGCCGCATCGCCTTCGAGCGGGCCGGCCTGACCCCGGCGGACGTGGACCTCGCGGAGATCTACGACGCCTTCACGTACATGACCCTGGTGACCCTGGAGGACCTGGGTTTCTGCGCGAAGGGCGAGGGCGGCGCCTTCGTGGAGAAGGGCCGGCTGCTGCGGGACGGAGAACTCCCGGTCAACACGGACGGCGGCGGCCTCTCGGCCTGCCACCCGGGCATGCGGGGCCTGTTCCTGCTGGTCGAGGCGGTCCGCCAACTCCGCGGCGAGGCAGGCCCGGGCCAGGTGACGAAACGCGGCGGCCACCTCCCGGAGGTAGCGGTGGCCTCGGGCACGGGCGGCTGGTTCTGCTCCTCGGGAACGGTGGTGCTGGGTCGGAACTGA
- a CDS encoding acetate--CoA ligase family protein, whose amino-acid sequence MLGSTHGTLTTDFRARVEACGESPRTAVHSTAAPSAEDTVAVDVSGRPLHADVPDLDRFFRPESVAVVGASDAEGRPNTGITRQLIAWAERVGARIHPVHPTRPTVFGLPCHASVADLPEQVDLAVLLVGDPLPVIEELAETKVKFAVAFASGFAETGDAGAAAQARLGAAVQRSGLRLLGPNTNLNAFEEFRDDLDGPAIALITQSGHQGRPVYTLQELGIRLSHWAPTGNEADLETSDFISYFAEQPEVGAIACYVEGLKDGRSFLLAADRAARNGVPVVAVKVGRTETGARMAASHTGKLTGADTVVDAAMRQFGVIRVDGLDELQDTAALLARARKPKADGVVVYSISGGTGAHFSDLATEAGLSLPTLSQPKQDELHQWIPEYLNVANPVDNGGHPVGDWRGRKIIDAILADPSVGVLICPITGPFPPMSDKLAQDLVDAAEATDKLICVIWGSPVGTEDAYRKVLLGSSRVATFRTFGNCITAVRAYLGHHRFTAGYRSPFEDAPRTPSPSYRKAQALMRPGQQLSEHAAKQLLRAYGIRVPREQLVTSAAAAVRAAGLVGYPVVMKASGPQLAHKTELGLVKIGLTSASQIRDAYRELTDIARYENVPLDGILVCQMVERGVEMVVGVTQDDLFGPTVTVGLGGVLVEVLHDAAVRVPPFGEDQARAMLGELRGHALLEGVRGAPPADVDALVEVILRIQRMALELGDELSELDINPLMVLPRGQGAVALDALAICR is encoded by the coding sequence ATGCTTGGATCTACTCACGGCACCCTCACCACCGACTTCCGCGCACGTGTCGAGGCCTGCGGGGAGTCCCCCAGGACGGCCGTCCACTCGACGGCCGCACCGTCCGCCGAGGACACGGTCGCGGTGGACGTCAGCGGACGGCCGCTGCACGCCGACGTGCCCGACCTGGACCGGTTCTTCCGGCCCGAGTCCGTGGCCGTCGTCGGCGCCTCCGACGCCGAGGGCAGACCGAACACCGGCATCACCCGCCAGCTCATCGCCTGGGCGGAGCGCGTGGGCGCCCGGATCCATCCGGTGCACCCCACCCGCCCCACCGTCTTCGGGCTGCCCTGCCACGCCTCCGTGGCCGACCTGCCCGAACAGGTGGACCTCGCCGTCCTCCTCGTCGGCGACCCGCTCCCCGTCATCGAGGAACTGGCCGAGACCAAGGTCAAGTTCGCCGTGGCCTTCGCCTCCGGCTTCGCCGAGACCGGCGACGCCGGAGCGGCCGCCCAGGCCCGCCTCGGCGCCGCCGTCCAGCGCTCGGGCCTGCGCCTCCTCGGCCCCAACACCAACCTCAACGCCTTCGAGGAGTTCCGCGACGACCTCGACGGCCCGGCGATCGCCCTGATCACCCAGTCCGGCCACCAGGGACGCCCGGTCTACACCCTCCAGGAGCTCGGCATCCGCCTCTCCCACTGGGCGCCCACCGGCAACGAGGCCGACCTCGAAACCTCCGACTTCATCTCCTACTTCGCCGAGCAGCCCGAGGTCGGCGCCATCGCCTGCTACGTCGAAGGCCTCAAGGACGGCCGCTCCTTCCTCCTCGCCGCCGACCGGGCCGCGCGCAACGGGGTCCCGGTCGTCGCCGTCAAGGTCGGCCGCACCGAGACCGGCGCCCGCATGGCCGCCTCCCACACCGGGAAGCTGACCGGCGCCGACACCGTCGTGGACGCCGCCATGCGCCAGTTCGGCGTGATCCGGGTGGACGGGCTGGACGAGCTCCAGGACACGGCCGCCCTCCTCGCCCGGGCCCGCAAGCCGAAGGCCGACGGGGTCGTCGTCTACTCCATCTCCGGCGGCACGGGAGCCCACTTCTCCGACCTCGCCACGGAGGCGGGCCTGTCCCTCCCCACCCTCTCCCAGCCCAAGCAGGACGAACTCCACCAGTGGATCCCGGAGTACCTGAACGTCGCCAACCCCGTCGACAACGGCGGCCACCCGGTCGGCGACTGGCGCGGCCGCAAGATCATCGACGCCATCCTGGCCGACCCGTCCGTCGGCGTCCTGATCTGCCCGATCACCGGCCCCTTCCCCCCGATGAGCGACAAGCTCGCCCAGGACCTGGTCGACGCCGCCGAGGCCACGGACAAGCTCATCTGCGTGATCTGGGGCTCCCCGGTCGGCACGGAGGACGCCTACCGCAAGGTCCTGCTGGGCTCCTCCCGCGTGGCCACCTTCCGCACCTTCGGCAACTGCATCACCGCCGTACGCGCCTACCTCGGCCACCACCGCTTCACCGCCGGCTACCGCTCCCCCTTCGAGGACGCACCCCGCACCCCGTCCCCCTCGTACCGCAAGGCCCAGGCCCTGATGCGCCCGGGCCAGCAGCTCAGCGAGCACGCGGCGAAGCAGCTGCTGCGGGCGTACGGGATACGGGTCCCCCGCGAGCAGCTCGTGACGAGCGCGGCGGCGGCGGTCCGGGCGGCGGGCCTGGTCGGCTACCCGGTGGTGATGAAGGCCTCGGGGCCGCAGCTCGCCCACAAGACGGAACTGGGCCTGGTCAAGATCGGCCTGACCTCGGCCAGCCAGATCCGCGACGCGTACCGGGAACTCACTGACATCGCCCGCTACGAGAACGTGCCGCTGGACGGCATCCTCGTCTGCCAGATGGTGGAACGGGGCGTGGAGATGGTCGTCGGCGTCACCCAGGACGACCTCTTCGGCCCCACGGTGACGGTCGGCCTGGGCGGGGTCCTGGTGGAGGTCCTGCACGACGCGGCGGTCCGCGTACCGCCGTTCGGCGAGGACCAGGCGAGGGCGATGCTCGGCGAACTCCGCGGCCATGCCCTTCTGGAGGGCGTCC
- a CDS encoding flavin-containing monooxygenase, with the protein MPGLPTPPDMTTQPRPVYVIGGGPGGLAAAAALRARGVRAVVVEKSGEVGASWRRHYDRLHLHTTRRLSALPGLAMPRRFGRWVSRDDVVRYLEKYAEFHELEIVTGVEVTRVERAADGDGFTLHATGGRVLAAAAVVVATGYNHTPALPDLPGRDAYTGELLHAADYRNAGPYAGRDVLVVGVGNTGAEIAVDLVEGGAARVRLAVRTAPHIVRRSTAGWPAQRTGILVRRLPVGLVDRLGRLVAKASVPDLSAYGLPRPETGLYSRVKEGAIPVQDVGLIDAVRGGRVEPVAALDSFDGAEVVLADGTRISPDSVIAATGYRRALEGLVGHMDGVLDERGRPRTHGARSPEEVPGLYFTGFSNPISGMFREMARDAERIAKAVAAAESAAGAA; encoded by the coding sequence ATGCCCGGACTCCCCACACCCCCCGACATGACCACCCAGCCCCGCCCCGTGTACGTCATCGGGGGCGGCCCCGGCGGCCTCGCCGCGGCCGCCGCGCTGCGCGCCCGCGGGGTGCGCGCCGTGGTCGTCGAGAAGTCCGGCGAGGTCGGCGCCTCGTGGCGCCGCCACTACGACCGGCTCCACCTGCACACCACGCGCCGGCTCTCCGCCCTCCCCGGCCTGGCCATGCCGCGCCGTTTCGGGCGCTGGGTCTCGCGCGACGACGTGGTGCGGTACCTGGAGAAGTACGCCGAGTTCCACGAGCTGGAGATCGTCACCGGCGTCGAGGTGACCCGCGTCGAGCGCGCCGCGGACGGCGACGGCTTCACCCTGCACGCCACCGGTGGCCGCGTGCTGGCGGCCGCGGCCGTGGTCGTCGCCACCGGCTACAACCACACGCCCGCGCTCCCCGACCTCCCGGGCAGGGACGCGTACACCGGCGAGTTGCTGCACGCCGCCGACTACCGCAACGCCGGGCCGTACGCGGGCCGGGACGTGCTGGTCGTCGGCGTCGGCAACACCGGCGCCGAGATAGCCGTCGACCTCGTCGAGGGCGGGGCCGCGCGGGTGCGGCTCGCCGTGCGCACCGCCCCGCACATCGTGCGCCGCTCCACCGCCGGCTGGCCGGCCCAGCGCACGGGGATCCTCGTACGCCGGCTGCCGGTGGGGCTCGTGGACCGGCTGGGCCGGCTCGTCGCGAAGGCCTCCGTCCCCGACCTGTCGGCGTACGGACTTCCGCGCCCCGAGACCGGCCTGTACAGCAGGGTCAAGGAGGGCGCGATCCCGGTCCAGGACGTGGGCCTGATCGACGCCGTCCGCGGCGGCCGGGTCGAGCCGGTGGCCGCGCTCGACTCCTTCGACGGCGCCGAGGTGGTCCTCGCGGACGGTACGCGGATCAGCCCGGACTCGGTGATCGCGGCCACCGGGTACCGGCGCGCCCTGGAGGGGCTGGTCGGGCACATGGACGGCGTACTCGACGAGCGCGGGCGGCCTCGTACGCACGGGGCCCGCAGCCCGGAAGAGGTCCCCGGCCTGTACTTCACCGGCTTCTCCAACCCCATTAGCGGGATGTTCCGGGAGATGGCCCGGGACGCCGAGCGGATAGCGAAGGCGGTGGCGGCGGCCGAGTCTGCCGCCGGGGCCGCGTAG
- a CDS encoding pyridoxine/pyridoxamine 5'-phosphate oxidase yields the protein MTSETARDDEFRETLHSLRVWDSPLPAFDAGAAPGEPLPLFREWFVAAAKAGQAEPHAMSLATVDAEGRPDVRTLLLHDADARGWVFASHATSAKGRQLAGRPEAALGFYWPAVARQVRVRGRVTACGPEESRADLAVRSRGALAAALTGRQSEVLGSVEELARVAQEAWERAGAEPDAPAPTWTRYVLDPAEVEFFQGDAARRHVRLRYRRTADGSWVRELLWP from the coding sequence ATGACCAGCGAGACCGCCCGCGACGACGAGTTCCGCGAGACCCTGCACTCCCTGCGCGTGTGGGACTCCCCCCTCCCCGCCTTCGACGCCGGGGCCGCGCCCGGCGAGCCGCTGCCGTTGTTCCGGGAGTGGTTCGTGGCGGCCGCGAAGGCGGGGCAGGCCGAGCCGCACGCCATGAGTCTGGCGACCGTGGACGCGGAGGGGCGGCCCGACGTACGGACGCTGCTGCTGCACGACGCGGATGCGCGGGGCTGGGTCTTCGCCTCGCACGCCACCAGCGCCAAGGGGCGGCAACTGGCCGGGCGTCCGGAGGCCGCGCTCGGGTTCTACTGGCCGGCCGTGGCGCGGCAGGTGCGGGTCCGGGGTCGGGTGACGGCGTGCGGGCCCGAGGAGAGCCGGGCCGACCTGGCGGTCCGCTCGCGCGGGGCGCTCGCGGCGGCGCTCACGGGGCGGCAGAGCGAGGTGCTCGGGTCCGTGGAGGAGCTCGCACGGGTGGCGCAGGAGGCGTGGGAGCGGGCCGGGGCCGAGCCGGACGCGCCGGCTCCCACGTGGACGCGGTACGTACTGGACCCCGCCGAGGTGGAGTTCTTCCAGGGGGATGCCGCGCGCCGGCACGTCCGACTGCGGTACCGGCGTACGGCCGACGGCTCCTGGGTGCGTGAACTCCTCTGGCCTTAG
- a CDS encoding nSTAND1 domain-containing NTPase, producing the protein MDVTGTTGTGPTGEGTPSGLLPAMAQIVDSDEQVAGAGFLVAENILITCAHVVHAAGSGPGENVRVNFPHVDGAPRAEGLVLDEPWRAPEDADVAVVRLSGTPPGVWGLPLGSASGCRGHQVCSFGFPAQAAAGGHFGFGVAGDLLPATESRGAHLQLTAANDLTTGFSGAPVMDEVTGLVIGMLTEITAPDDHERGLGIAYVTPTDVLREVWPDLAERDVCPYRGLEPFTSEEARWFEGRKDAARQVLANLADQRVTLLLGPSGSGKSSLVQAGVLPALAAGELPGSDRWLPVTARPRQDLLDELERGGLPGAVREGISSAVGRKLAAEPGCERVVLIIDQFEELFTQPSTGDQLRRRLTATEQITAAVTSHTRLSVILIMRDDFYPQQAALAPKLLEAAMPGLLNIPGTLSRHDLHDIVILPAQNAGAHFELGLPEQIINDVLATTPEGATTASAPVTVLPLLELTLSQLWQRRHDGYLTHDAYRRIGGVTGSLTTWCDTALDQLPPDHRPIAQRVLTSLVHSADPGRNIPAIRKQVPLHELRELAADVGGEHSAKDIDEVLAALTRHRIITTHSPGVSLLRDAPPALPVAELIHDALIRDWPTLREWVGQDHRFQEWLDHTRARRARFTEEHHPGDLLGGTTLAEGLEWSGQRRLPGEIAAFLTASQEHQQTAIRRSRRLNRVLASLLALALVVGGLAFWQWRAVETEQREALSRQLAGQSRTLIEASPDLASLLAIRAFRTSGTSEAEEGLRNAAALPLQRRLEGHTAELRSVAFSPDGTTLLTSSADGTALLWDVGTGKTVAPLIDPHGAVGSAVFSPDGTTLATGSEDGMAQLWNAETGKLLDDPMEHASWVNQVAFSPDGATLATACADGTAQLWNVGTGTRRGDPMKHGSPVWALAISPDGRTLATGGEDGTALLWDMETGKTLGKPMEHAGTVYSAAFSPDGTTLATGSVDNNVVLWDVETGKTRDILTGHSDAAYSVAFSPDGRTLASGSADNDAHLWNVETGALMSILTGHTDTVRAVAFSPDGRTLATGSTDTTVRLWDVETGNALVADSGAVNSVAFSPDGATLVTGSHDGTTQLWDVRGGKARDPVRDHEDAVAAVAFSPDGTTLVTGSSDTTAHLRDVRTGKTVVPLTDHEDWVVSVAFSPDGALLATGSRDATAQLWDAKTGETLNRSLEHVDTVGAVAFSPDGATLATGSHDNTARLWDVQTGAQIDTLGGHAGPVNSVAFSPDGATLATGSDDLTVWLWDVASGESRTTLPGHIGSVTSLAFSPDGHTLATSSADYTVRLWDVETGKALATLAQTAVPRSVAFSPDATTLAIGSDDGTVRLHDLDLHEDAEDAIETICRAVNRDLNREEEAAYLSRPVGPLCPAS; encoded by the coding sequence ATGGACGTCACCGGTACCACCGGCACGGGCCCGACCGGCGAGGGGACGCCCTCGGGACTCCTCCCCGCCATGGCCCAGATCGTCGACTCCGACGAGCAGGTGGCCGGGGCGGGTTTCCTGGTCGCCGAGAACATACTGATCACCTGCGCGCACGTCGTACACGCGGCCGGCAGCGGGCCCGGTGAGAACGTGCGGGTGAACTTCCCCCACGTGGACGGCGCGCCCCGGGCCGAGGGGCTCGTCCTGGACGAGCCGTGGCGGGCCCCCGAGGACGCGGACGTGGCCGTCGTACGCCTCAGCGGTACCCCGCCGGGCGTGTGGGGGCTGCCCCTGGGCTCCGCCTCGGGCTGCCGGGGTCACCAGGTGTGTTCGTTCGGCTTCCCCGCCCAGGCCGCGGCGGGCGGCCACTTCGGCTTCGGTGTGGCGGGCGATCTACTGCCGGCCACCGAGAGCAGGGGCGCACACCTCCAGCTGACCGCCGCCAACGACCTGACCACCGGCTTCAGCGGCGCGCCGGTCATGGACGAGGTGACCGGGCTGGTCATCGGCATGCTCACCGAGATCACCGCCCCCGACGACCACGAGCGGGGCCTGGGCATCGCCTACGTCACCCCCACGGACGTACTCCGGGAGGTGTGGCCCGATCTGGCCGAGCGGGACGTGTGCCCGTACCGGGGACTGGAACCGTTCACCTCGGAAGAGGCCCGGTGGTTCGAGGGCCGCAAGGACGCGGCACGACAGGTCCTGGCGAACCTGGCCGACCAGCGGGTCACCCTGCTGCTGGGGCCCTCCGGCTCCGGCAAGTCGTCCTTGGTCCAGGCGGGTGTCCTGCCCGCGCTGGCGGCGGGCGAGCTGCCCGGCAGTGACCGGTGGCTGCCCGTGACCGCCCGGCCGAGGCAGGATCTGCTGGACGAACTCGAACGCGGCGGACTGCCCGGGGCCGTCCGGGAGGGGATCTCCTCGGCGGTCGGCCGCAAACTCGCGGCCGAACCCGGCTGTGAGCGCGTCGTCCTGATCATCGACCAGTTCGAGGAGCTCTTCACCCAGCCGTCCACCGGCGATCAGCTGCGACGCCGCCTGACCGCGACGGAGCAGATCACCGCCGCGGTCACCTCGCACACCAGGCTCAGCGTGATCCTGATCATGCGCGACGACTTCTACCCCCAGCAGGCCGCGCTGGCACCCAAGCTGCTGGAAGCGGCCATGCCCGGACTCCTCAACATCCCGGGCACCCTGAGCCGGCACGACCTGCACGACATCGTCATCCTGCCCGCCCAGAACGCGGGCGCCCACTTCGAGCTCGGGCTCCCGGAGCAGATCATCAATGACGTGCTGGCCACCACCCCCGAGGGGGCCACCACCGCCAGCGCGCCGGTCACCGTGCTGCCGCTGCTGGAACTGACCCTCAGCCAGCTCTGGCAGCGGCGCCACGACGGGTACCTCACCCACGACGCCTACCGGCGCATCGGCGGCGTCACCGGCAGCCTGACCACGTGGTGCGACACCGCCCTCGACCAGCTGCCCCCCGACCACCGGCCCATCGCCCAGCGCGTCCTGACCTCCCTGGTGCACTCGGCCGACCCCGGCCGCAACATCCCCGCCATCCGCAAGCAGGTGCCCCTGCACGAACTGCGCGAACTGGCGGCCGACGTCGGCGGGGAGCACAGCGCCAAGGACATCGACGAGGTCCTCGCGGCCCTCACCCGCCATCGCATCATCACCACCCACTCACCCGGCGTCTCCCTCCTCCGCGACGCCCCGCCCGCGCTGCCGGTGGCCGAACTGATCCACGACGCGCTGATCCGCGACTGGCCGACCCTGCGCGAATGGGTGGGCCAGGACCACCGCTTCCAGGAATGGCTGGACCACACCCGCGCCCGGCGCGCCCGCTTCACCGAAGAGCACCACCCCGGAGACCTGCTCGGGGGAACCACCCTCGCGGAAGGCCTGGAGTGGTCCGGGCAGCGCCGCCTGCCGGGCGAAATCGCCGCCTTCCTCACCGCCAGCCAGGAACACCAGCAGACCGCCATCCGCCGCAGCCGGCGCCTGAACAGGGTCCTGGCGTCCCTGCTCGCCCTCGCGCTCGTCGTCGGAGGGCTGGCGTTCTGGCAGTGGCGGGCAGTCGAAACCGAGCAGCGGGAAGCCCTCTCCCGCCAACTCGCCGGACAGTCCCGCACGCTCATCGAGGCCAGCCCCGACCTCGCCTCGCTCCTGGCCATCCGGGCCTTCCGCACCAGTGGCACATCCGAGGCCGAAGAGGGCTTGCGGAACGCCGCGGCCCTCCCGCTGCAGCGGCGCTTGGAAGGCCATACCGCCGAGTTGCGCTCGGTGGCGTTCAGCCCCGACGGAACCACCCTCCTCACCAGCAGCGCCGACGGCACCGCGCTGCTCTGGGACGTAGGAACCGGCAAGACGGTCGCCCCCCTGATCGACCCCCACGGCGCGGTGGGATCCGCCGTGTTCAGCCCCGACGGAACCACCCTCGCCACCGGCAGCGAGGACGGCATGGCGCAACTGTGGAACGCGGAAACCGGCAAGCTCCTCGACGACCCGATGGAACACGCCTCCTGGGTGAACCAGGTGGCGTTCAGCCCCGACGGAGCCACCCTCGCCACCGCCTGCGCCGACGGCACCGCGCAGCTGTGGAACGTAGGAACGGGCACGCGCCGTGGCGACCCGATGAAGCACGGCAGCCCGGTGTGGGCGCTGGCGATCAGCCCCGACGGACGCACCCTCGCCACCGGCGGCGAAGACGGCACCGCGCTGCTGTGGGACATGGAAACCGGCAAGACCCTCGGCAAGCCGATGGAACACGCCGGAACGGTGTACTCGGCGGCGTTCAGCCCCGACGGAACCACCCTCGCCACCGGCAGCGTCGACAACAACGTGGTGCTGTGGGACGTGGAAACCGGTAAGACCCGTGACATCTTGACGGGCCACAGCGATGCGGCGTACTCGGTGGCGTTCAGCCCCGACGGACGCACCCTCGCCTCCGGCAGCGCCGACAACGACGCGCATCTCTGGAACGTGGAAACCGGCGCGCTCATGAGTATCCTGACCGGCCACACCGACACCGTGCGTGCGGTGGCGTTCAGCCCCGACGGACGCACCCTCGCCACCGGCAGCACCGACACCACCGTGCGGCTGTGGGACGTGGAAACCGGCAATGCCCTGGTCGCCGATTCCGGGGCCGTGAATTCGGTGGCGTTCAGCCCCGACGGAGCCACCCTCGTCACCGGCAGCCACGACGGCACGACACAACTCTGGGACGTGAGAGGGGGCAAGGCCCGCGATCCTGTGAGGGATCACGAAGACGCGGTGGCCGCGGTGGCGTTCAGCCCCGACGGAACCACCCTGGTCACCGGCAGTAGCGACACCACCGCGCACCTCAGGGACGTGAGAACCGGTAAGACCGTCGTCCCCCTGACCGATCACGAGGACTGGGTGGTCTCCGTGGCGTTCAGCCCCGACGGAGCCCTCCTCGCCACCGGCAGCCGCGACGCCACTGCGCAGCTGTGGGACGCGAAAACGGGCGAGACGCTCAACCGCTCCTTGGAACACGTCGACACCGTGGGCGCGGTGGCGTTCAGCCCGGACGGAGCCACCCTCGCCACCGGCAGCCACGACAACACCGCGCGACTGTGGGACGTGCAGACCGGCGCACAGATCGACACCCTGGGGGGCCACGCCGGGCCGGTGAATTCGGTGGCGTTCAGCCCGGACGGAGCCACTCTCGCCACGGGCAGCGACGACCTCACCGTGTGGCTGTGGGACGTGGCATCCGGCGAGAGTCGCACCACCCTTCCCGGCCACATCGGCTCGGTGACCTCACTGGCGTTCAGCCCCGACGGACACACCCTCGCCACCAGCAGCGCCGACTACACCGTCCGGCTGTGGGACGTGGAGACGGGAAAGGCCCTCGCCACCCTGGCCCAGACCGCCGTGCCGCGGTCGGTGGCGTTCAGCCCCGACGCGACCACCCTTGCCATCGGCAGCGACGACGGCACCGTTCGGCTGCACGACCTCGACCTGCACGAGGACGCCGAGGACGCGATCGAGACCATCTGCCGGGCCGTCAACCGTGACCTCAACCGTGAGGAAGAGGCGGCGTACCTATCGCGACCGGTCGGCCCCTTGTGCCCCGCCTCCTGA
- a CDS encoding CU044_2847 family protein: MTHLARIPLEGGGSILVEAPAGAEGPVKAGRISDAIHELPGNLREAMGSVAEASRAVLDELRQAGPDGISVEFGVDLAVEAGVVITRSSANCHLRVTMTWERDDPRGAGGRTGVGGAGAAKRSD, encoded by the coding sequence ATGACGCATCTGGCCCGGATACCCCTGGAGGGCGGCGGCTCCATCCTGGTCGAGGCTCCGGCGGGGGCGGAGGGCCCGGTGAAGGCCGGTCGCATCAGCGATGCCATTCACGAACTGCCGGGAAATCTGCGGGAGGCGATGGGCTCGGTCGCCGAGGCGTCGCGCGCCGTACTCGACGAGTTGCGCCAGGCGGGCCCCGACGGGATCTCCGTCGAGTTCGGTGTCGACCTCGCCGTCGAGGCCGGGGTCGTCATCACCAGGAGCAGCGCCAACTGCCACTTGCGGGTCACCATGACCTGGGAGAGGGACGATCCGCGCGGCGCGGGCGGTCGTACGGGCGTCGGCGGTGCGGGCGCAGCCAAGCGATCGGACTGA
- a CDS encoding Zn-ribbon domain-containing OB-fold protein: MNTVRYDLPEADEFTRPYWDAAAEGRLLLRRCADCGRAHHYPREFCPFCWAGEDRVSWEAASGSATLYTWSVIHRNDLPPFGTRVPYTAAVVDLAEGPRMMTEVVDCEAADLSIGMALAVTFREAAEGVAVAVFRPAAS, translated from the coding sequence TTGAACACCGTGCGGTACGACCTCCCCGAGGCGGACGAGTTCACCCGCCCCTACTGGGACGCGGCGGCGGAAGGCCGCCTCCTGCTGCGCCGCTGCGCCGACTGCGGGCGGGCGCACCACTACCCGCGCGAGTTCTGCCCCTTCTGCTGGGCCGGCGAGGACCGCGTCTCGTGGGAGGCGGCGAGCGGCAGCGCGACCCTCTACACCTGGTCGGTGATCCACCGAAACGACCTCCCGCCCTTCGGCACCCGCGTCCCGTACACGGCGGCGGTGGTCGACCTGGCGGAGGGCCCGCGGATGATGACCGAGGTGGTGGACTGCGAGGCGGCGGACCTGAGCATCGGCATGGCCCTCGCCGTGACCTTCCGCGAGGCGGCGGAGGGCGTGGCGGTGGCGGTCTTCCGGCCGGCGGCGAGCTGA
- a CDS encoding DoxX family membrane protein: MQTIWLSGAEWLAVLRIGLGLWWLESWRHKDKKGWFERGTGIAWAADVAGKHRWPFVKGGFDTVVAPRPKLMAYIVVYAELALGLGLVLGLLTPIALVGGLLLNLLYLVLMIHDWAEQGQNAMMALISLVALFAMSWQAWSLDAAIGLFL; the protein is encoded by the coding sequence ATGCAGACCATCTGGCTCAGCGGGGCCGAATGGCTCGCCGTACTGCGCATAGGCCTCGGCCTGTGGTGGCTGGAGAGCTGGCGGCACAAGGACAAGAAGGGCTGGTTCGAGCGCGGCACGGGCATCGCCTGGGCCGCCGACGTCGCGGGCAAGCACCGCTGGCCCTTCGTGAAGGGCGGCTTCGACACGGTCGTCGCGCCGCGCCCGAAGCTGATGGCGTACATCGTCGTCTACGCCGAACTCGCCCTCGGGCTGGGCCTGGTACTCGGCCTCCTGACCCCGATCGCACTGGTCGGCGGCCTGCTCCTCAACCTGCTCTACCTCGTGCTGATGATCCACGACTGGGCCGAGCAGGGGCAGAACGCGATGATGGCGCTGATCTCGCTCGTCGCCCTCTTCGCCATGTCCTGGCAGGCGTGGTCCCTCGACGCGGCGATCGGACTCTTCCTTTGA